A window from Aquiluna borgnonia encodes these proteins:
- a CDS encoding glutathione peroxidase, giving the protein MLDYNVPLTMLDGSTRNLSDFQGKLMMIVNVASRCGLAPQYEQLEELHKKYSPKGFTVLGVPSGSFMQELKDSEAIGEYCSTTWGVTFPMLEKTDVNGRKRHPLYKQLVTTKDNKGMAGPVLWNFEKYLVTPKGEIHRFRPTVRPDDESIVELIEANLPQ; this is encoded by the coding sequence ATGCTTGATTACAACGTGCCACTGACCATGCTTGATGGTTCCACCCGCAACCTAAGCGATTTTCAGGGAAAGCTAATGATGATCGTGAACGTAGCGTCGCGATGCGGGCTGGCCCCGCAGTACGAGCAACTCGAGGAGCTGCACAAGAAGTACTCGCCCAAGGGCTTCACCGTATTGGGAGTTCCGTCCGGATCGTTCATGCAGGAGCTTAAAGACAGCGAAGCAATTGGCGAGTACTGCTCCACCACCTGGGGAGTCACCTTCCCAATGCTCGAGAAGACCGATGTCAACGGGCGCAAGCGCCACCCCCTCTACAAGCAGCTGGTCACCACCAAGGACAACAAGGGCATGGCCGGTCCAGTGCTTTGGAACTTTGAGAAGTACCTGGTTACCCCAAAGGGTGAGATTCACCGTTTCCGCCCAACGGTTAGACCAGACGACGAGTCAATTGTTGAGCTGATCGAAGCTAATCTTCCTCAGTAG
- a CDS encoding CASTOR/POLLUX-related putative ion channel, producing the protein MIRGANLKALQQKIRYWFDNSLSRKGAFPAWVAISFTLAIVLVAIVDRILHAIPALNQLPDAGLGWFEAFWFSAGKTLSIGTAETIADRIMALVYWFVGLSVWGSIFAFRTLAMNETIARLRAAPSPILDKNHILILGWSPRVFTILKELAIANQNVRKPKVVIFANVDRTLMDTEIAKRAGDLGKLQVITRKGDTTNPTDLMRANVTGAKSVIVLDSDRAGDSMIVSTVLAARSISSNPTQRFVAEVDDPNVADALEDATGGSVVTVIPREVIAKVTAQASRQPGIPAVILELLDFAGDEIYFTTVPALEGKTFFEAQLAFKKAALLGVVPFGKEPVLNPPYNYKIQKGDQLIAIAEDDDRVNYTGLDEEVKRPRTNSLSRESAKPRNLLVIGWSAMGKSVLNELAAFLPKGSSADVVSQERFTEELLEKETKFGTLKVSHIPSTGEFEQLADLVSKKRYDEVLVLGYRGAKISETEADGQTLLATMQLTRLFQGQLASGTAPRLVAEILDPLKVDLAQTSSVDDLVVSENLAALLVAQLSENPALATIFKDLFNPAKGSAVHVRPLEDYAPLGKPVSFAKLVAAASARSETAIGWRVRTENGSQRQVYLNPAKDSLVTPFELDGLIVIGQSV; encoded by the coding sequence TTGATTCGGGGAGCAAATTTGAAGGCGCTGCAGCAAAAAATTCGTTACTGGTTTGACAATTCACTTTCGAGGAAAGGCGCCTTCCCAGCCTGGGTTGCCATTAGCTTCACACTGGCAATCGTGCTGGTTGCGATTGTGGATCGAATTCTGCACGCCATTCCAGCCCTGAATCAACTTCCTGACGCAGGACTCGGTTGGTTTGAGGCATTTTGGTTTAGCGCTGGAAAAACCCTTTCAATCGGCACCGCCGAAACCATTGCTGACCGGATCATGGCCTTGGTCTACTGGTTTGTTGGACTGAGTGTTTGGGGTTCAATTTTTGCTTTTAGAACCCTTGCGATGAATGAGACGATTGCTCGGCTGCGCGCTGCTCCAAGCCCAATTCTCGACAAAAACCACATTTTGATTCTCGGTTGGTCACCGAGGGTTTTCACCATTTTGAAAGAACTTGCCATCGCCAACCAAAATGTCCGCAAGCCAAAAGTGGTGATTTTTGCAAATGTTGATCGCACCCTCATGGACACTGAGATTGCGAAGCGTGCCGGTGATCTAGGCAAGCTGCAAGTCATTACGCGCAAGGGCGATACCACTAACCCAACCGACCTGATGCGGGCGAATGTCACTGGGGCTAAGAGCGTGATCGTTTTGGACTCGGATCGAGCCGGCGACTCGATGATTGTCTCAACTGTCCTTGCAGCCAGGTCAATAAGTTCAAATCCAACTCAACGTTTTGTAGCCGAGGTTGATGATCCAAATGTTGCTGATGCGCTGGAGGATGCCACCGGTGGATCCGTTGTGACTGTTATCCCGCGTGAGGTCATTGCCAAGGTGACCGCCCAAGCCTCGAGGCAGCCGGGCATCCCGGCGGTGATTCTGGAGCTTTTGGACTTTGCCGGGGACGAAATTTACTTCACGACCGTTCCAGCTTTGGAGGGCAAGACATTTTTTGAGGCGCAGCTGGCCTTTAAGAAGGCTGCCCTGCTGGGGGTTGTGCCATTTGGCAAGGAGCCGGTGCTTAACCCTCCTTACAACTACAAGATTCAAAAAGGTGATCAGCTAATTGCCATTGCCGAAGACGATGACAGAGTCAACTACACGGGGCTGGACGAGGAAGTCAAAAGGCCCAGGACCAACTCGCTTTCCAGGGAGTCGGCAAAACCAAGAAATCTCCTTGTTATTGGCTGGTCTGCCATGGGCAAGAGCGTGCTCAACGAGCTGGCTGCATTCTTGCCCAAGGGATCAAGCGCAGACGTTGTTTCACAAGAGCGGTTTACCGAAGAACTGCTGGAAAAAGAGACCAAATTTGGCACGCTCAAGGTCAGCCACATCCCCTCCACTGGCGAGTTTGAGCAGCTGGCTGATTTAGTTTCCAAAAAGCGCTACGACGAGGTTCTGGTGCTGGGCTACCGCGGAGCCAAGATCTCTGAAACCGAAGCCGACGGGCAAACCCTGCTCGCAACCATGCAGCTCACCAGGCTGTTCCAGGGCCAGCTGGCTTCAGGAACCGCACCCAGACTGGTCGCGGAAATCCTTGACCCGCTCAAGGTTGACCTAGCTCAAACCTCATCTGTTGACGACCTAGTGGTCAGTGAAAACCTCGCAGCGCTACTCGTTGCTCAGCTGAGCGAGAACCCAGCCCTGGCGACCATATTCAAGGATCTGTTCAACCCGGCCAAAGGTTCAGCCGTCCACGTTAGGCCGCTCGAAGACTATGCGCCGCTGGGCAAGCCGGTCAGTTTTGCGAAGCTGGTGGCAGCTGCCTCGGCCCGCTCCGAAACCGCAATCGGTTGGCGCGTTCGGACAGAAAATGGCTCCCAGCGCCAGGTTTACCTGAACCCCGCAAAGGACTCGTTAGTCACTCCCTTTGAGCTAGATGGTCTTATAGTCATTGGCCAGTCCGTTTAG
- a CDS encoding exodeoxyribonuclease III, with the protein MKIATWNVNSVRARSPRVISFLERTKVDVLGMQEIKCKPEQFPYADFEAIGYKVIAHGLNQWNGVAFAYRAELEPQDLELSFSAQPSFKDVVEARAIGATFNGVRIWSLYVPHGRGLDDPHMEYKLEFLDRLASDTAEQLEENPDLELCLMGDFNIAPLDSDVYDLSLFETHISEPERQAFEAFEQIGLTDTVRDLVPNQYTYWDYKDLCFPKNNGMRIDFCLTSEALTERVVGASIERDERKGEGPSDHVPVVLELSD; encoded by the coding sequence GTGAAAATTGCGACCTGGAACGTCAACTCGGTTAGAGCCAGATCCCCGAGGGTAATCAGCTTTTTAGAGCGAACCAAGGTTGATGTTCTTGGCATGCAGGAGATCAAGTGCAAACCGGAGCAGTTCCCCTACGCAGACTTTGAGGCAATTGGCTACAAGGTCATCGCCCACGGTCTAAACCAGTGGAATGGCGTCGCCTTTGCCTACCGGGCAGAACTAGAGCCTCAGGACCTCGAACTTTCCTTCTCGGCGCAGCCGAGTTTCAAAGATGTGGTTGAGGCAAGGGCCATTGGAGCCACCTTCAACGGGGTGCGGATTTGGTCGCTGTACGTTCCGCACGGTAGAGGACTCGACGACCCCCACATGGAATACAAGCTGGAATTTCTGGATCGGCTTGCCTCAGACACCGCCGAGCAGCTTGAGGAGAACCCGGATCTGGAACTTTGTCTGATGGGGGATTTCAACATTGCTCCACTGGATAGCGATGTCTATGACCTCTCGCTTTTTGAAACCCACATCTCTGAACCCGAGCGCCAAGCCTTCGAGGCTTTTGAGCAGATTGGCCTGACAGACACGGTTCGCGATCTGGTTCCCAACCAATACACCTACTGGGACTACAAAGACCTCTGCTTCCCCAAGAACAACGGAATGCGCATTGACTTCTGCCTAACCTCAGAGGCACTGACCGAGCGTGTGGTTGGAGCGAGCATAGAGCGCGATGAGCGCAAGGGTGAGGGCCCTAGTGACCACGTTCCAGTTGTGCTTGAGCTTTCCGACTAA
- a CDS encoding adenylosuccinate synthase, with protein sequence MPAVVLVGAQWGDEGKGKATDLLGDRVDYVVRYQGGNNAGHTVVIGDKKFALHLLPSGILTPACIPVIGNGVVIDLEVLFREIDGLNEKGVDTSKLLISANAHIITPYHVTVDKVSERFLGKRAIGTTGRGIGPTYGDKMGRLGIRVQDLFDPSILMQKVEGALVQKNELLVKVYNRAAVRPQDVVDHLLSFAERLKPMVADTSLVLNSALAEGKTVLLEGGQGTLLDVDHGTYPFVTSSNPTAGGATTGSGIGPTKITGVIGILKAYTTRVGSGPFPTELFDEWGEFLRKTGGEVGVTTGRNRRCGWFDAPIARYATRVNGLTDIFLTKLDVLTGIKEIPVCVAYDVDGVRVDEVPVSQTDFHHAKPIYQMFPGWDEDITGAKTFEELPKNAQDYVLALEKLSGTRISAIGVGQDRNATIVRHDMLG encoded by the coding sequence ATGCCCGCAGTAGTCCTAGTCGGAGCCCAGTGGGGCGACGAGGGTAAAGGAAAAGCAACCGATCTACTCGGTGACCGCGTCGACTACGTGGTTCGCTACCAGGGTGGTAATAACGCTGGCCACACAGTTGTGATTGGTGACAAGAAGTTTGCCCTGCACCTGCTGCCCTCTGGAATCTTGACCCCCGCCTGCATCCCGGTAATTGGAAACGGTGTCGTGATTGACCTCGAGGTGCTGTTCCGAGAGATTGACGGACTGAACGAAAAGGGTGTCGACACCTCAAAGCTTTTGATATCGGCTAACGCCCACATCATCACCCCTTACCACGTCACCGTGGACAAGGTCTCAGAGCGCTTTTTGGGTAAGCGCGCAATCGGCACCACCGGTCGCGGCATTGGCCCAACCTACGGAGACAAAATGGGCAGACTCGGAATCCGAGTTCAGGACCTGTTTGACCCCAGCATTCTGATGCAAAAGGTTGAGGGCGCCCTGGTTCAAAAAAATGAATTGCTGGTCAAGGTCTACAACCGCGCAGCGGTTCGCCCGCAGGATGTGGTGGATCACCTGCTCTCCTTCGCTGAGCGCCTAAAGCCGATGGTGGCGGACACCTCCCTGGTTTTGAACAGTGCTCTGGCCGAAGGTAAGACTGTATTGCTCGAGGGTGGACAGGGCACTCTGCTGGATGTTGATCACGGCACATACCCCTTCGTAACCTCTTCCAACCCAACCGCCGGTGGTGCAACCACCGGAAGCGGTATCGGACCAACCAAGATCACCGGCGTAATTGGGATCCTCAAGGCCTACACCACAAGAGTTGGTTCCGGTCCTTTCCCAACCGAGCTGTTTGATGAGTGGGGCGAATTCCTGCGCAAGACCGGAGGTGAGGTCGGTGTTACCACCGGTCGCAACCGCCGCTGCGGTTGGTTTGATGCACCGATCGCCCGCTACGCAACCCGCGTGAATGGTCTGACAGATATTTTCCTAACCAAGTTGGACGTGCTCACCGGTATCAAGGAGATTCCAGTCTGCGTCGCATACGACGTTGACGGCGTTCGGGTGGATGAGGTGCCGGTCTCGCAAACCGACTTCCACCACGCCAAGCCGATCTACCAGATGTTCCCCGGCTGGGATGAGGACATTACGGGTGCAAAAACCTTTGAAGAGCTCCCAAAGAATGCCCAGGACTACGTCCTGGCGCTTGAAAAGCTCAGCGGCACTCGAATCAGTGCAATTGGTGTCGGACAGGATCGCAACGCGACCATCGTTCGCCACGACATGCTCGGCTAA
- a CDS encoding HAD-IIA family hydrolase: MTGRSKVKNWLTDMDGVLWHEGKPIPGAPELVKKWQAEGTEFLVLTNNSIYTPRDLAARLQAGGLDVPESRIYTSALATADFVRSQKPGGTAFVIGEAGLTTAMHEIGYVMTEVDPDYVVLGETRNLSFDALTKAVRLINKGARFIATNPDVTGPSAEGPLPATGAVAALITAATGKDPYIVGKPNPMMFRSAMNKINVHSEDTAMIGDRMDTDIVAGIEAGLHTILVRTGISDDAEIAKYPFRPTEILNSVADLI; this comes from the coding sequence ATGACTGGACGTTCCAAAGTTAAAAACTGGCTCACTGACATGGATGGCGTGCTATGGCACGAGGGAAAACCAATACCAGGAGCTCCAGAGCTGGTGAAGAAGTGGCAGGCCGAGGGAACTGAGTTCCTGGTGCTGACCAACAATTCGATCTACACCCCCAGAGACCTAGCAGCCAGACTGCAAGCCGGTGGCCTGGATGTTCCCGAGTCCCGCATCTACACCTCGGCCCTGGCCACCGCAGATTTCGTGAGATCTCAAAAGCCAGGCGGCACGGCCTTCGTGATCGGGGAAGCTGGATTGACAACGGCCATGCATGAGATCGGCTATGTAATGACCGAGGTTGATCCCGACTACGTGGTCTTGGGTGAAACCAGAAACCTAAGCTTTGACGCTCTAACCAAGGCAGTGCGCCTAATCAACAAGGGGGCCAGGTTCATTGCGACCAACCCCGATGTCACCGGCCCATCGGCCGAAGGTCCATTGCCTGCAACGGGAGCGGTAGCAGCTCTGATTACCGCCGCAACCGGTAAGGATCCATACATCGTTGGTAAGCCAAACCCGATGATGTTTAGAAGTGCCATGAACAAGATCAATGTTCACTCCGAGGACACCGCCATGATCGGTGACCGCATGGACACCGACATCGTTGCGGGTATTGAAGCCGGTCTCCACACCATCTTGGTTAGGACCGGCATCTCAGATGATGCTGAAATTGCAAAGTATCCGTTTAGACCAACGGAGATTCTGAATTCAGTAGCGGACCTGATCTAG
- a CDS encoding MFS transporter — protein sequence MQRKLAPFIFLQLASFSSLISGSMVFIAIPWIALEITGSAASSGLVVALTSIPGLLLSPIIGSVIDKIGRRKTAIWVELLTVITSVMIPIAAGFWEMTLPILIGIGVLRAIVAPGGGTSRKALVPDVAAPANMTLDRANSIHEAVAASGFAIGPALASILIAVIGSANTFWVVALFGLLSAVFALFIKVEEQYEEDLVGDSQPFYVYAVQGFKALFNTPSVFVLMSAIMVLALIYLPTEMVILPAYYNEIGFPEGLGMVISAMAAAAVFGALFFEQIHKRISYTNILRIGVIGVPLSMIPMSQLPPQWLMVGFGIVLGAAWGPLLPLLNTIIQTKIPANMRGRVFSLEMTIWTAGPMISMVAAGSAVDAFGVKPVYLALSLGVLVAGALVSFNKYIKELDS from the coding sequence TTGCAGCGCAAGCTCGCCCCCTTTATTTTTTTGCAGCTGGCTTCTTTCAGCAGCCTGATCTCCGGATCCATGGTTTTTATTGCGATTCCCTGGATTGCCCTGGAGATAACTGGCTCTGCCGCCTCCTCAGGTTTGGTGGTTGCTCTTACCTCCATCCCCGGCTTGCTCTTGAGCCCAATCATCGGTTCGGTAATTGACAAGATTGGCCGAAGAAAAACCGCTATTTGGGTGGAGCTGCTGACCGTAATCACCTCGGTAATGATTCCAATTGCCGCTGGATTCTGGGAGATGACCCTGCCGATCCTGATAGGCATTGGAGTGCTCAGGGCGATTGTTGCCCCAGGTGGTGGAACCTCCCGTAAGGCACTGGTGCCCGATGTGGCAGCTCCAGCAAACATGACCCTGGACAGGGCAAACTCGATTCACGAAGCGGTGGCTGCCTCCGGCTTCGCCATCGGACCGGCGCTCGCGAGCATCTTGATTGCCGTGATTGGTTCAGCCAATACCTTCTGGGTGGTTGCGCTGTTTGGGCTGCTCTCGGCTGTTTTTGCCTTGTTTATCAAGGTAGAGGAGCAGTACGAAGAAGACTTGGTGGGAGATTCCCAACCCTTCTATGTTTACGCGGTTCAGGGATTCAAGGCACTGTTCAACACCCCGAGTGTGTTCGTGCTGATGAGTGCCATCATGGTGCTGGCCCTAATTTATCTTCCAACCGAGATGGTGATTTTGCCGGCGTATTACAACGAAATTGGCTTCCCCGAGGGGCTGGGCATGGTGATCTCGGCCATGGCTGCCGCGGCGGTCTTTGGCGCACTGTTCTTCGAGCAGATCCACAAGCGCATCAGCTACACCAATATTCTGAGAATTGGAGTCATTGGAGTTCCACTATCGATGATTCCCATGAGCCAGCTGCCTCCGCAGTGGCTGATGGTCGGTTTTGGAATTGTGCTTGGTGCTGCCTGGGGACCACTGTTGCCGCTGTTGAACACCATCATTCAAACCAAGATCCCGGCCAACATGCGCGGCCGCGTATTCTCTTTAGAGATGACCATTTGGACCGCAGGTCCGATGATCTCTATGGTTGCGGCAGGCAGTGCCGTGGATGCTTTTGGAGTGAAGCCGGTATACCTTGCCCTGTCGCTGGGAGTATTGGTCGCGGGTGCCCTGGTCTCGTTCAACAAATACATCAAAGAGCTGGATAGTTAG
- a CDS encoding type II toxin-antitoxin system VapC family toxin, whose amino-acid sequence MESVILDSSVWIALERNDSESRKYLNREYQILMPAMVWAELKYASITSQRDVSARQTAFDFLARIQSLTDFAPMDRVVAEHYSELNEFCISQGKPRAVSDLIIAATARALDAALVSYDRRARFEELPNLRVIN is encoded by the coding sequence ATGGAATCGGTAATTCTAGATTCGTCGGTTTGGATAGCTCTCGAGCGGAATGATTCTGAGTCTAGAAAATACCTCAACCGCGAATATCAGATCCTCATGCCTGCCATGGTTTGGGCTGAACTCAAATATGCCTCGATAACCTCACAGCGCGATGTGTCGGCAAGACAGACAGCGTTTGATTTCCTGGCTCGCATCCAAAGTCTGACCGATTTTGCACCAATGGATCGTGTCGTAGCCGAGCACTACTCGGAATTGAATGAATTTTGCATTTCGCAAGGCAAACCCAGGGCTGTATCTGACCTGATAATTGCAGCAACAGCGAGGGCTTTGGATGCTGCCCTGGTCTCTTACGACAGAAGAGCTAGGTTTGAGGAACTGCCAAACCTCAGAGTTATTAACTAG
- a CDS encoding potassium channel family protein — translation MTKPEGGFVEKFRKQLDVFFEKVEYPYMILGFAYLGIFSVQVLAQPPKQIYDALEGASDVIYWIFAIDVLLRALYLGKGFFTFAGIIGFVKQNWLGLASLLLPAFRALRVLRVLIVLRGLKPFMANRASKVGLVVGVTLPILVYTSAISVLEAERGVEGANIQNFPDALWWALASVTTVGYGDRFPVTEDGRYIATILMLVGIGLFSSLTALLAAWVLGENQKREEEKKQADAN, via the coding sequence GTGACCAAACCCGAGGGAGGGTTCGTGGAGAAGTTTCGCAAGCAGCTGGATGTCTTTTTTGAAAAGGTCGAATACCCATACATGATCCTGGGATTTGCCTACCTGGGCATCTTCTCGGTGCAGGTATTGGCGCAGCCTCCAAAGCAGATTTACGATGCGCTCGAGGGGGCCTCGGATGTCATTTACTGGATCTTTGCAATTGATGTTCTGCTCAGGGCGCTTTACCTGGGAAAGGGGTTTTTCACCTTCGCCGGAATCATTGGTTTTGTGAAGCAAAACTGGCTGGGTCTGGCATCGCTGCTGCTTCCAGCCTTCCGCGCGCTCAGAGTCTTGCGTGTACTGATTGTGCTGCGAGGGCTAAAGCCCTTTATGGCAAACCGAGCCAGCAAGGTTGGGTTAGTGGTTGGTGTAACACTGCCGATCCTTGTTTACACCTCGGCGATTTCCGTGCTCGAGGCTGAGCGCGGAGTTGAAGGAGCAAATATCCAAAACTTCCCAGATGCGCTCTGGTGGGCTCTTGCTTCGGTAACCACGGTTGGTTACGGAGACCGATTCCCGGTCACCGAGGATGGCCGCTACATCGCCACCATCTTGATGCTGGTCGGCATCGGGCTGTTTTCCTCACTCACCGCTCTGTTGGCGGCTTGGGTGCTGGGCGAAAACCAAAAGCGCGAGGAAGAGAAAAAGCAGGCTGACGCCAACTAG
- a CDS encoding TrmH family RNA methyltransferase, translating to MSEDNVTGTHEQSTWGVGPYPGDATKDPDFAKFDPELVREGDTRNVVDEYRYWSMEAIVADLDTKRHPYHVAIENWQHDLNIGSIVRTANAFLAKEVHIIGNKRWNRRGAMVTDRYQHVTHRPSIEDFVLWAQIAGPSGSKLPIIAIDNVPGCKQIENVALPSECIFLFGQEGPGLSQAALDAADMVLEITQFGSTRSINASAAAAITMHTWVMQHVFS from the coding sequence GTGAGTGAAGACAACGTTACGGGAACCCATGAGCAATCAACCTGGGGAGTTGGCCCGTACCCGGGAGATGCAACTAAAGATCCAGATTTTGCCAAATTTGATCCGGAGCTGGTGCGAGAAGGCGACACCAGAAACGTGGTTGATGAATACCGCTACTGGTCCATGGAGGCAATCGTTGCCGATCTAGACACCAAGCGTCACCCCTATCACGTTGCCATTGAGAACTGGCAGCATGATCTAAATATCGGTTCGATTGTTAGAACCGCCAACGCTTTTCTTGCCAAAGAAGTCCACATCATTGGAAACAAGCGCTGGAACCGACGCGGCGCCATGGTGACCGATCGCTATCAGCACGTCACCCACCGACCAAGCATTGAGGACTTTGTCCTCTGGGCGCAAATCGCGGGCCCTAGCGGATCAAAACTTCCCATCATCGCGATCGACAATGTGCCGGGCTGCAAACAGATTGAGAATGTTGCCCTGCCCAGCGAATGCATTTTCCTATTTGGCCAGGAGGGCCCAGGTTTGTCGCAGGCTGCGCTAGATGCCGCGGACATGGTGCTGGAGATAACGCAGTTCGGCTCCACCAGGTCCATTAATGCCTCGGCTGCAGCAGCCATCACAATGCACACCTGGGTGATGCAGCACGTTTTTAGTTAG
- a CDS encoding (deoxy)nucleoside triphosphate pyrophosphohydrolase encodes MTLLVTAAIIQDEAGRYLCAKRGDWKSAPGKWEFPGGKPEVGEELDAAIVREIQEELGVTIKVIRQFDRSVTGEIELVCFVCELMDKKPAHSTDHSELAWVQEQELSKLDWAEPDLPALKRILIPFC; translated from the coding sequence ATGACACTTTTGGTGACCGCAGCCATCATTCAAGATGAGGCCGGCCGCTACCTGTGTGCCAAGCGTGGCGATTGGAAATCGGCTCCGGGTAAGTGGGAATTTCCTGGCGGCAAGCCCGAGGTGGGCGAAGAGCTTGATGCAGCAATAGTCCGGGAGATCCAAGAGGAGCTCGGGGTCACAATCAAAGTCATTCGCCAATTTGATCGCAGCGTCACCGGAGAAATCGAGCTGGTTTGCTTTGTGTGTGAACTGATGGACAAAAAGCCCGCTCACTCCACCGATCACTCGGAACTGGCCTGGGTTCAGGAGCAAGAGCTTTCAAAACTGGATTGGGCGGAACCTGACCTGCCAGCTCTCAAACGGATTTTGATTCCGTTTTGCTAG
- a CDS encoding type II toxin-antitoxin system Phd/YefM family antitoxin: MALSSLTKSDNLIYMKRVMTATEVARNFSEVLDQVVAGDQIVITRGNVEIVVMNSASSQEPNSKLLAKSLDEHFAKYGPISQKEAKRKLDRLNEMRELDMMLEAEKWNR; the protein is encoded by the coding sequence ATGGCATTGAGCTCGTTGACTAAATCAGATAATCTGATTTATATGAAAAGGGTGATGACAGCCACTGAAGTAGCACGCAATTTCAGCGAAGTTCTGGATCAAGTTGTGGCGGGAGATCAGATTGTCATCACACGAGGCAATGTTGAGATAGTTGTCATGAACTCCGCTAGTTCCCAAGAGCCAAATTCAAAGTTGCTTGCAAAATCCCTGGATGAGCATTTTGCAAAATACGGACCAATCAGCCAAAAAGAAGCCAAACGCAAACTAGATCGTCTAAATGAAATGCGAGAGCTTGACATGATGCTTGAGGCTGAAAAATGGAATCGGTAA
- the pyrE gene encoding orotate phosphoribosyltransferase, giving the protein MTFSHPDKPRLVELIKELAVVHGKVTLSSGLEADYYVDLRRATLHHEAAVLIGRVMLALLDDNDLGQVAAVGGLTMGADPVGAAILHQAAAQGRAIDAFVVRKQAKAHGMGRQVEGPSVDGKEVVVLEDTSTTGGSPLTAAEALTAAGAKVLAVATVVDRDTGAKQAIESAGYRYLTAVTLADLGLGK; this is encoded by the coding sequence ATGACTTTCTCGCACCCCGACAAACCACGTCTTGTTGAGTTGATCAAGGAGCTCGCTGTGGTCCACGGCAAGGTCACCCTCTCCTCGGGTCTGGAAGCTGACTACTACGTTGACCTGCGTCGGGCAACCCTCCACCACGAGGCGGCCGTGCTGATTGGCCGGGTCATGTTGGCGCTGCTGGATGATAACGATCTCGGTCAGGTTGCGGCCGTTGGCGGCCTCACCATGGGTGCGGATCCGGTTGGGGCGGCCATTCTGCATCAGGCTGCTGCCCAGGGCCGAGCCATTGACGCTTTCGTGGTTCGCAAGCAGGCCAAAGCCCACGGCATGGGTCGGCAGGTTGAGGGCCCTTCGGTTGATGGTAAAGAAGTGGTGGTCCTTGAGGACACCTCGACCACTGGCGGCTCACCGCTGACAGCAGCGGAGGCGCTCACCGCTGCCGGCGCCAAGGTTTTGGCTGTTGCCACCGTCGTTGATCGCGACACCGGAGCAAAGCAGGCCATTGAGTCAGCTGGCTACCGCTACCTAACCGCGGTCACGCTGGCGGATCTAGGTTTGGGTAAGTAG
- a CDS encoding Pr6Pr family membrane protein produces MLYKGVFGSFRLFVGLALLGSVLWQVSDRMANNLFRPFEYFAYFSIDSSILAGLVMTISGLTLLQGKDESARLHTLRLVAVVSMIIVGVVYHALLGDAAADPRDIGYVWPVLPNLVIHTYAPIALVVDYLISIQGHKPSWKKAWWVVVYPLTWLGLSIMRGLSDGWWPYWFINPGSEGGIPSMVSYILMIAVSFIALGFIVLGARLAALKVLASR; encoded by the coding sequence TTGCTATACAAGGGTGTATTCGGCAGTTTCAGATTGTTCGTTGGTTTAGCGCTGCTGGGCAGCGTGCTGTGGCAGGTCTCGGACCGAATGGCGAACAACCTGTTCCGTCCCTTTGAGTACTTTGCTTACTTCTCGATTGACTCCTCGATTCTGGCCGGTCTAGTGATGACCATCAGCGGTCTAACGCTGCTGCAGGGCAAAGACGAGTCGGCACGGCTTCACACCCTGAGGTTGGTTGCGGTGGTGAGCATGATCATCGTGGGAGTGGTCTACCACGCACTATTGGGAGATGCCGCCGCAGACCCGAGGGACATCGGTTACGTCTGGCCAGTCCTACCAAATCTCGTGATTCACACCTACGCACCAATTGCCCTGGTTGTGGACTACCTGATCTCGATTCAGGGTCACAAGCCAAGTTGGAAAAAGGCATGGTGGGTTGTGGTTTATCCGCTCACCTGGCTTGGGCTGTCAATCATGAGAGGTCTGAGCGATGGCTGGTGGCCCTACTGGTTCATTAACCCCGGGAGTGAGGGCGGAATCCCCTCGATGGTCAGCTACATCCTCATGATTGCGGTCAGTTTTATTGCGCTGGGCTTTATTGTTCTGGGCGCAAGGCTTGCGGCACTGAAGGTGCTCGCCTCGCGCTGA